The Heteronotia binoei isolate CCM8104 ecotype False Entrance Well chromosome 14, APGP_CSIRO_Hbin_v1, whole genome shotgun sequence genome has a window encoding:
- the LOC132582157 gene encoding protocadherin beta-16-like isoform X15 has product MDDSFRIRKGLYLLFFSLSGVVCVSIHYSLPEEKKTGFLVANVLKDLKLGPGELSARRAQLVSKSNKQYFQLDTHSGNLFVDEKIDREALCGQTDPCLLLSKIALDKPLEIISIEMKIEDVNDNSPKFSKNEFNLEIPENVPTNTRFPLESAQDADLGENSIQNYTLSPNENFRLEIQSGRGGKKNLDLILKKPLDREEEAQFTLTLTAFDGGVPQRTGTVQININVLDINDKIPEFTQSEYIVGLKENSRRDTLALKVEARDLDFGSNAHITYSFHQVPEEISQLFNLHQMTGEITVWGPIDYEKETSYYMNVKATDGGGLSGHCKVLVEVEDENDNAPEVSLISISSTVQEDSPLDTVVGLFSVTDQDSGENSRTSCSIDTNLPFVLKATESNNYQLVIQSPLDREKVPEYNITVTATDRGSPRLTTKSIITILISDINDNSPVFEKSKYEMQVWENNIPGLLMGLVHAVDLDVEQNAKVAYSLVPGNASGAPAASYVSINSETGNLYLLRSLDYEQTKEFQVTVRASDGGSPPLRSEVVVRVVILDENDNAPFFLYPLQNSTSPCNELVPKSVEAGYLVAKVVAVDGDSGQNSWLSYELLKATDPGLFSIGAQNGEVKTRRPLTERDTNKQRLIILVRDNGHPPQTSTATLNILPVDCFSDPYLNIASVSQEASEEDGSLTMYLVICLAAVSFVFLICIIVFVVIKIYKKESSFITALPQFPPALPEIPETGVDSQSGSLSRTYQYDVCLTGGSLSSDFRFLRPLIPVFSMGDPNVFENHRISSVSQDTPEQVEGGKPTEQARGAVSEDAAARSGGPSCTGNQPITANANIGQNDWLSYQ; this is encoded by the coding sequence ATGGATGACAGCTTTAGGATAAGAAAAGGTCTGTACCTTTTGttcttctctctgtctggggtggtGTGTGTCTCCATTCACTATTCTTTGCCTGAAGAGAAGAAAACTGGGTTTCTGGTGGCTAATGTGTTGAAGGATTTGAAACTGGGGCCAGGGGAGCTGTCTGCCCGCAGAGCCCAGCTGGTTTCCAAAAGCaataagcagtatttccagctGGATACACATTCTGGGAATCTCTTTGTAGATGAAAAAATAGACCGAGAAGCTTTGTGTGGCCAGACGGACCCCTGCTTACTTCTTTCTAAAATTGCCCTGGACAAACCTTTAGAGATCATCAGTATAGAAATGAAGATAGAAGATGTGAATGATAACTCTCCAAAGTTTTCTAAAAATGAATTTAATCTAGAAATTCCTGAGAATGTTCCCACAAATACCCGATTCCCCCTGGAATCTGCCCAAGATGCAGACTTGGGTGAAAACAGCATCCAGAACTATACCCTCAGTCCCAATGAAAATTTTCGCTTGGAAATACAAagtggcagaggtggaaagaaaaatcTGGACCTTATTCTGAAGAAACCACTAGACAGAGAGGAGGAGGCTCAATTTACGCTGACTCTGACAGCATTTGATGGAGGGGTGCCCCAGAGAACAGGCACAGTTCAAATAAATATTAATGTGCTAGACATCAATGACAAAATCCCTGAGTTTACACAATCTGAATATATAGTGGGATTGAAGGAAAATAGCCGTCGAGATACTCTCGCCTTGAAAGTGGAAGCCAGAGATTTGGATTTTGGTTCAAATGCACATATCACCTATTCATTCCATCAGGTGCCTGAGGAAATAAGCCAGTTGTTCAACTTGCACCAAATGACTGGAGAAATCACTGTTTGGGGTCCCATTGACTATGAAAAAGAAACCAGCTACTATATGAACGTCAAAGCAACAGATGGGGGAGGTCTTTCAGGCCACTGCAAAGTCCTGGTGGAAGTTGAGGATGAGAATGACAATGCCCCAGAAGTCTCTCTCATATCTATCTCCAGCACCGTGCAAGAGGATTCTCCCCTGGACACAGTTGTGGGGCTTTTCAGTGTCACAGACCAAGACTCTGGGGAGAACAGCAGAACTTCTTGTTCCATAGACACAAACCTTCCCTTCGTACTAAAGGCCACAGAGAGTAACAATTACCAGCTTGTGATCCAAAGTCCTTTGGACAGAGAGAAAGTCCCTGAGTATAACATCACTGTCACAGCTACTGATCGGGGCTCTCCTAGGCTCACCACAAAAAGTATAATTACAATTTTAATCTCAGACATCAATGACAACTCTCCAGTGTTTGAGAAGTCCAAGTATGAAATGCAAGTGTGGGAAAACAATATTCCAGGCCTGCTGATGGGTTTGGTTCATGCTGTCGATTTAGACGTGGAGCAGAATGCCAAGGTGGCCTATTCTCTTGTGCCTGGAAATGCCAGTGGTGCTCCTGCAGCCTCTTATGTTTCCATCAACTCAGAGACTGGGAAtctttatcttctgagatctctGGATTATGAGCAGACCAAGGAATTCCAAGTGACAGTGAGGGCTTCAGATGGGGGTTCTCCTCCACTGAGGTCAGAAGTTGTTGTTCGAGTTGTTATCCTGGATGAAAACGATAATGCTCCCTTCTTCCTCTACCCACTTCAGAACAGCACCTCCCCCTGCAATGAGCTGGTTCCCAAGTCAGTGGAGGCCGGTTACCTGGTTGCCAAGGTGGTGGCTGTGGATGGGGATTCAGGTCAGAACTCCTGGCTGTCCTATGAATTGCTGAAGGCCACAGACCCCGGTCTTTTCAGCATAGGAGCCCAGAATGGGGAAGTGAAGACCAGGAGACCACTGACGGAGCGAGATACAAACAAGCAGAGGCTGATCATCCTGGTGAGAGACAATGGCCACCCTCCCCAGACCAGCACAGCAACCCTGAATATACTTCCTGTAGATTGCTTTTCAGATCCTTATCTGAATATTGCAAGTGTCAGTCAGGAGGCCAGTGAAGAAGATGGCTCCTTGACTATGTACCTTGTGATTTGCCTGGCTGCGGTGtcctttgtgttcctgatctGCATCATTGTGTTTGTTGTCATCAAAATATACAAGAAAGAGTCCAGTTTTATCACTGCCCTTCCTCAGTTCCCACCTGCCTTACCTGAGATCCCAGAAACTGGTGTTGATTCTCAGAGTGGATCCCTTTCCCGGACTTACCAATACGATGTTTGCCTAACTGGTGGATCACTAAGCAGCGATTTCAGATTCCTTAGGCCTCTCATTCCTGTTTTTTCTATGGGGGACCCAAATGTCTTTGAAAATCACAGGATTTCTTCTGTCTCTCAGGACACTCCTGAACAAGTGGAGGGAGGAAAACCAACGGAACAG